One Saccharomyces eubayanus strain FM1318 chromosome XVI, whole genome shotgun sequence DNA segment encodes these proteins:
- the PHO85 gene encoding cyclin-dependent serine/threonine-protein kinase PHO85, with the protein MKELKHENIVRLYDVIHTENKLTLVFEFMDNDLKKYMDSRTVGNTPRGLELNLVKYFQWQLLQGLAFCHENKILHRDLKPQNLLINKKGQLKLGDFGLARAFGIPVNTFSSEVVTLWYRAPDVLMGSRTYSTSIDIWSCGCILAEMITGKPLFPGTNDEEQLKLIFDIMGTPTESLWPAVTKLPKYNPNVQQRTPRDLRQVLQPHTKEPLDGNLMDFLHGLLQLNPDMRLSAKQALHHPWFAEYYQHTS; encoded by the coding sequence atgaaagaattgaaacATGAGAACATCGTTAGACTGTATGATGTTATTCACACGGAGAACAAGTTAACGTTGGTGTTCGAGTTCATGGAcaatgatttgaagaagtacATGGATTCGCGCACGGTGGGAAACACACCAAGGGGGCTTGAGTTGAACTTAGTCAAATACTTCCAGTGGCAACTGCTGCAAGGACTAGCGTTCTGCCACGAGAACAAGATACTCCACCGTGACCTGAAGCCTCAAAACCTATTAATCAACAAGAAGGGGCAATTGAAGCTGGGCGATTTCGGTCTAGCCCGTGCGTTCGGTATTCCCGTGAACACGTTTTCCAGCGAGGTCGTCACACTATGGTACCGTGCCCCAGACGTGCTAATGGGATCCAGGACGTACTCCACCTCAATCGACATATGGTCGTGTGGCTGCATCCTTGCAGAAATGATCACGGGAAAACCACTGTTCCCAGGTACCAATGACGAGGAACAACTGAAGCTGATCTTCGACATCATGGGTACCCCCACCGAGTCACTATGGCCGGCAGTCACGAAGCTACCCAAGTACAACCCCAATGTCCAGCAACGAACACCTAGAGATCTACGCCAAGTCTTACAACCACACACGAAGGAGCCACTGGACGGGAACCTTATGGACTTCCTGCACGGTCTCTTGCAACTGAACCCGGACATGAGACTGAGCGCAAAGCAGGCCCTGCACCACCCTTGGTTTGCCGAGTACTATCAGCACACCTCATAA